One Aegilops tauschii subsp. strangulata cultivar AL8/78 chromosome 7, Aet v6.0, whole genome shotgun sequence genomic window carries:
- the LOC109742739 gene encoding E3 ubiquitin-protein ligase SINA-like 3, with the protein MLCRLHIPAATQFSSSVLGGSLQFLHYFTIEHTHTPRPEIAMEGGESNGKRASAEEVKSEPEEGEVLMMLQDGGEGGGALVAAESMAPAQIDVRMDLTLLHCQGCLLPLKPPVFKCEAAGHVVCYHCRAVHGTICSRASTHCGELDAVVGAAKVPCPYRAFGCERHVVYHEAADHQRACHCAPCSCPDPACAFAGSRAALLDHFAAVHRRPAATVRYGRARDLGLSVSGCWHALVGEEDGSVFLVSLGPLGAATAVSLVCVRPDGEAAPQFWCKLSVERLGGDNRDRLVLMASAVSSSALSTGAPAPGQGMFLAVPQELLSGDTLTLTVRIDLIRPAAAAAAPKSTTPQPRTARRMQ; encoded by the exons ATGCTCTGCCGGCTCCACATTCCGGCTGCCACCCAGTTTTCCTCTTCGGTCTTGGGTGGGTCACTGCAGTTCCTCCATTATTTCACCATCGAGCACACACACACGCCGCGGCCAGAAATAGCAATGGAGGGAGGGGAGAGCAACGGCAAGAGGGCGAGTGCAGAGGAAGTGAAGTCAGAGCCAGAGGAAGGAGAGGTGCTGATGATGCTGCAGGACGGCGGCGAAGGAGGCGGCGCGTTGGTGGCGGCGGAATCCATGGCGCCGGCGCAGATCGACGTGAGGATGGACCTGACGCTGCTCCACTGCCAGGGCTGCCTCCTCCCCCTCAAGCCCCCCGTCTTCAAG TGCGAGGCCGCCGGGCACGTCGTGTGCTACCACTGCCGCGCCGTCCACGGCACGATCTGCAGCCGCGCCAGCACGCACTGCGGCGAGCTGGACGCCGTGGTGGGCGCCGCCAAGGTGCCGTGCCCCTACAGGGCGTTCGGCTGCGAGCGGCACGTCGTGTACCACGAGGCCGCGGACCACCAGCGCGCGTGCCACTGCGCGCCCTGCTCCTGCCCGGACCCGGCGTGCGCATTCGCGGGCTCCCGCGCGGCGCTCCTTGACCACTTCGCGGCCGTCCaccggcgccccgccgccacgGTCCGCTACGGCCGGGCCCGGGACCTCGGCCTCTCCGTGTCGGGCTGCTGGCACGCCCTCGtcggggaggaggacggcagcgtgtTCCTCGTGTCCCTGGGCCCGCTCGGCGCGGCCACCGCCGTGTCGCTGGTGTGCGTCCGGCCGGACGGCGAGGCGGCGCCGCAGTTCTGGTGCAAGCTCTCCGTGGAGCGCCTGGGCGGCGACAACAGGGACAGGCTGGTCCTCATGGCCTCGGCGGTGAGCAGCAGCGCGCTGTCCACCGGCGCGCCGGCGCCGGGGCAGGGGATGTTCTTGGCCGTGCCCCAGGAGCTGCTCTCCGGCGACACGCTCACGCTCACCGTCCGCATTGATctgatccgacctgccgccgcggCCGCCGCTCCCAAGTCGACAACACCACAGCCTAGGACGGCTAGGAGGATGCAGTGA